A portion of the Stigmatella aurantiaca DW4/3-1 genome contains these proteins:
- a CDS encoding ribonuclease HI family protein, which translates to MPTPTEAEVLRYIAREEPLTATVRAFRGMTRERLGQLLEQAAEQLAPSPPPTATAPAERAEAPASEEPRAQLPRLRLYSDGAARGNPGPAGAGAVLIEPGGQVVARIGKFLGQQTNNYAEYMGLLIGLKHARGLGTKEIEIFADSELLIRQLGGRYQVKSPTLRPLYEEAVKLLNDFSRVKLVHVPREMNAEADEMSNRAIDERL; encoded by the coding sequence ATGCCGACGCCTACCGAGGCCGAAGTCCTTCGCTACATCGCGCGGGAGGAGCCTCTGACGGCGACCGTCCGCGCCTTCCGGGGAATGACCCGCGAGCGCCTGGGCCAGCTCCTCGAGCAGGCCGCCGAACAACTGGCCCCCTCTCCTCCCCCCACCGCCACCGCGCCGGCCGAGCGCGCCGAAGCCCCTGCCTCCGAAGAGCCCCGCGCCCAGCTGCCGCGCCTGCGGCTGTACTCGGACGGCGCGGCCCGGGGCAACCCAGGGCCCGCAGGGGCGGGCGCGGTGCTCATCGAGCCCGGAGGCCAGGTGGTGGCCCGGATCGGCAAGTTCCTGGGCCAGCAGACGAACAACTACGCCGAGTACATGGGGCTGCTGATCGGGCTGAAGCATGCCCGGGGCCTGGGAACGAAGGAGATCGAAATCTTCGCCGACAGCGAGCTGCTCATCCGCCAGCTGGGCGGGCGCTACCAGGTGAAGAGCCCCACCCTGCGTCCCCTCTACGAGGAGGCCGTGAAGCTGCTCAATGACTTCTCCCGGGTGAAGCTCGTCCACGTGCCCCGGGAGATGAACGCCGAGGCCGACGAGATGAGCAACCGGGCCATCGACGAGCGGCTCTAG